The following nucleotide sequence is from Tardiphaga alba.
TGGCTGGTGAAAACGCGCGGGAACGGCTGCGGGTTGACGCCATAGATCCATTTCAGCGCGGCCTGGAAGACGGCTGACAGCGCGATGGTCACCATGATCACCGAAATGATCGGCTCGCCGATCAGCGGCCGCAGGATCACCACCTGCACGAGGATGCCGAAGGCGAACATGAAGACCAGGGTCATCGGCATGCCGAGCCAGAACGGCACCTGATATTTGGTCAGCAGCGTCCAGCACACCCAGGCGCCGATCAGCAGCAATTCGCCCTGCGCGAAATTGACGACCTGCGTGGCTTTGTAGATCAGCACGAACGACATCGCGACCACGCCATACAGCGTGCCGACCACGAGACCATTGACGAGAAGCTGGAGGAGGAACTGCGTGTTCATGGCGATTCTCTCACTCGGCAGCTTGGGAAGGGGCAACGTCGTGCGTCATGTTCACCACCTTCAACCTCGTGCGGATGCGCTGCGATGTGCCGTCCTGGAAACGGATGGTGGTATCGACCGGAATGTCGCTCTGTCCGCCATAGATGCCGTCGATGATGTCGGCATATTTCTCGTTGATGACGTTGCGGCGGACTTTTCGCGTGCGCGTGAGCTCACCGTCATCTGCATCGAGTTCCTTGTACAGAAGCAGGAAGCGCGATATGCGCTGCGCCGGCGGCAGCGTGGCATTGACGGCCTCGACCTCTTTCTGCAAGAGCGCATAGACCTCAGGGCGCGAGGATAGGTCGGTATAGGTCGTGAAGGACAGCCGGTTCTTCTCCGCCCATTTCGAAATGATCGAATAGCGAATGCAGATCATCGCCGCGAGCGCATCGCGGCCGGCACCGAGCACGACAGTCTCCGCCACATAGGGCGAAAATTTCAGCTTGTTCTCGATATATTGCGGCGAGAAGCGCTCGCCGCGGGCGGTCTCGGCGAGATCCTTGATGCGGTCGATGACCACGAGCTGCTTGTCGTCGTTGAAATAGCCGGCATCGCCGGAATACATCCAGCCGTCGCGCATATCGGCGGCGGAGGCTTCCTCGTTTTTGTAGTAGCCGAGGAACATGTTCGGGTGCTTCACCACGATCTCGCCGACGCCCTGGCTGTCGGGGTCGCGGACCTCGATGGCGATATTGTCGCCCATCGCAATGCCCGTGGTGTCGGGGTCAACGGCATCCGGCGCATGCAGCGTGAAGGCGCCGAGCGTTTCGGTCTGACCGTACAGCGTGCGCAGCGGCACGCCCATGGCGCGGAAGAACTTGAACGTATCCGGCCCCAGCGCGGCGCCGCCGGTGGCCGCCGAACGCAGGCGGGTGAAGCCGAGACGGTCGCGCAGCGCGCGGAACAGCAGGGCATCGGCGACGACGGAGCGCTTGCCATCTGCGAGGGCATTGAGCCCGGTCTTCATGCCGAGCTCATACAGGCTCTGCTTCAGCGGCGAGGCATCCATCACCCGCGCGCGGACGTCGGCGGCGATGCCTTCCCAGACGCGGGGCGCGAACAGAACGAAGGTTGGCGCGATCTCGCGGAAATCGTTCATCAGCGTGTCCTGCTGCTCAACGAAGTTGACCTTCATCCGCGACAGCAGGCCTTTGCCGAGCGCGTAGACCTGTTCCATGATCCAGGGCAGCGGCAGAACCGAGACATACTCGTCATCCGGGCCCTTCGGATCGAACGACAGATAGACGGCGCAATGGCCGAGCACGCGGCCGGCGGCCAGCATGGCGAGTTTCGGGTTCGATGTGGTGCCCGAGGTCGTGCAGAGGATCGCGACATCCTCGCCGCGGGTCGCATCCACGAGTTCATCGTAAATATGTGGCTCGTGCGAGAGACGATTGCGGCCCATCTGCGCGAGCCGATCGGCTCCCATCAGGCGGGGATCATCGTATTTCCGCATGCCACGCGGATCGCTGTAGATGATGTGCTGCAGAGCAGGGACACGATCGGCGAGGCCGAGTAGCTTGTCGACCTGTTCCTCGTCCTCAGCAAATACGATCTTCGCTTCGCCGTAATTGAGGAGATAGGCGGCTTCCTCGTCCAGCACATCGCGATAGAGACCGAGACTCATGCCCCCGATCGCATGGGCGGCGATCTCGGCAGCGACCCAGTCCGGCCGGTTGTCACCGATGATGCCGATGACGTCGCCCTTGCCGATGCCGAGTTCAAGCATGCCGATCGTGAAATCACGCACGCGCGCGTGATAGTCGTTCCAGGTGAATTCGCGCCAGAGCCCGAAATCCTTTTCGCGCAGCGCGATCTCACTGCCGTGCTCCTTCGCGTTGAGGCGAAGCAGCTTCGGATAGGTGTCGGCCTGTTTGACGCGTCCGGCGTAATCCATCATGCGACGCTCTCCGCGTTCGCCGGTGCATCGTCCGGATCGACCAGCATTTCGTCTTCCTCGCCGAGATAAGCCCGCTTCACATGCGGATCAGCGAGCACGGCGGCGGGATCGCCCTCGGCAATCTTGCGACCGAAATCGAGCACCATGACGCGGTGTGAGATGTCCATGACCACGCCCATGTCGTGCTCGATCATCATCACGGTCATGCCGAACTCTTCGTTGAGATCGACGATGTAGCGGGCCATGTCCTCCTTCTCCTCGAAATTCATGCCGGCCATCGGCTCGTCGAGGAGAATGAGGTTCGGCTCCAGCGCCATCGCGCGGGCGAGTTCGACGCGCTTGCGCAAGCCGTAGGGCAGGGTGCCCGCGGTCGCCTTGCGGACGCTCTGGAGATCAAGGAAATCGATGATCTCCTCGACCTTGCGGCGATGTTCGAGTTCCTCCTTGCGCGCACCGGTGAGCCAGTAAAGCGAGCCGGTGAGGAAGTTGTTCTTCAAGAGGTGATGGCGGCCGACCATGATATTGTCGAGCACGCTCATATGATGAAACAGCGCAAGGTTCTGGAAGGTACGGCCGATGCCGATCCCCGGACGCGCATTGGTATTGAGATTGGTAATCTCACGGCCCCCGTAGAACAGCTGGCCTTCGGTCGGCTTGTAGCGGCCGGAGATGCAATTGACGATGGAAGTCTTGCCGGCGCCGTTGGGCCCGATGATGGAGAACAGTTCGCCCTGATTGACGGCGAAGCTCACATCGGTGAGCGCGCGCACGCCGCCAAAGCGCAATGATACGCCGCGTACTTCCAAAGCAACCGTCACGCATGCCCTCCCAGATACGGCGCTTGGCGCGCTCTTTATCCCGTCCACGGTAACCGTCGCAGCTTATAACGCCGGATCGGTCACGGCCATTCGACTAATGAACCTTCCGTGATCATTCTCCCTACGTTAAACCGGGCGTGGGAAATGTCTCGCGCCGGACAATCTGTCAGGCAATTTGTCGCGTGGCATGTATTGTTGCGTCGCAACAAGGCGGACTGGCGGCGGTGGCATGATTGCTGCGGATCAATTGAAGAAGATCGCGGCCTGGTCGCGCGATCTGACGGACCGGGAAATCGAGGTCGCGCGCGCGGGCATCGTCGAGAAATCGTTCAGGGCGAACGAGTTCATCTCCATGCGCGGCGATGTGTTCGATTACTGGACCGGGGTAGTGTCGGGCCTCGTCAAGATCGGGACGATTTCGCGGGGCGGCAAGGAGGTCAGCATCACCGGCCTCACCGCAGGCGCATGGTTCGGCGAAGGCAGTGTGCTGAAAAACGAGCCTCGCCGCTATGACATCGTGGCGATGCGCGATTCCCGCGTGGCGATGATGGAG
It contains:
- a CDS encoding ABC transporter ATP-binding protein, with product MTVALEVRGVSLRFGGVRALTDVSFAVNQGELFSIIGPNGAGKTSIVNCISGRYKPTEGQLFYGGREITNLNTNARPGIGIGRTFQNLALFHHMSVLDNIMVGRHHLLKNNFLTGSLYWLTGARKEELEHRRKVEEIIDFLDLQSVRKATAGTLPYGLRKRVELARAMALEPNLILLDEPMAGMNFEEKEDMARYIVDLNEEFGMTVMMIEHDMGVVMDISHRVMVLDFGRKIAEGDPAAVLADPHVKRAYLGEEDEMLVDPDDAPANAESVA
- a CDS encoding long-chain fatty acid--CoA ligase, yielding MMDYAGRVKQADTYPKLLRLNAKEHGSEIALREKDFGLWREFTWNDYHARVRDFTIGMLELGIGKGDVIGIIGDNRPDWVAAEIAAHAIGGMSLGLYRDVLDEEAAYLLNYGEAKIVFAEDEEQVDKLLGLADRVPALQHIIYSDPRGMRKYDDPRLMGADRLAQMGRNRLSHEPHIYDELVDATRGEDVAILCTTSGTTSNPKLAMLAAGRVLGHCAVYLSFDPKGPDDEYVSVLPLPWIMEQVYALGKGLLSRMKVNFVEQQDTLMNDFREIAPTFVLFAPRVWEGIAADVRARVMDASPLKQSLYELGMKTGLNALADGKRSVVADALLFRALRDRLGFTRLRSAATGGAALGPDTFKFFRAMGVPLRTLYGQTETLGAFTLHAPDAVDPDTTGIAMGDNIAIEVRDPDSQGVGEIVVKHPNMFLGYYKNEEASAADMRDGWMYSGDAGYFNDDKQLVVIDRIKDLAETARGERFSPQYIENKLKFSPYVAETVVLGAGRDALAAMICIRYSIISKWAEKNRLSFTTYTDLSSRPEVYALLQKEVEAVNATLPPAQRISRFLLLYKELDADDGELTRTRKVRRNVINEKYADIIDGIYGGQSDIPVDTTIRFQDGTSQRIRTRLKVVNMTHDVAPSQAAE